The following proteins are encoded in a genomic region of Ananas comosus cultivar F153 linkage group 25, ASM154086v1, whole genome shotgun sequence:
- the LOC109703579 gene encoding putative NAC domain-containing protein 94, with product MEMQRSSGTAEVELPGFRFHPTEEELLDFYLRRAVNGKKLHFDVIATVHLYRYNPWDLPSLAKIGEREWYFYVPRDRRQANGGRPSRTTERGFWKATGSDRPIRSAADPKRLIGLKKTLVYYQGRAPRGTKTDWVMNEYRLPDANGAAASAAAPPQEDIVLCKIYRKATSLKELEQRAAMAPEAPQISASPAMDSVSCSDQESSQKWTPPPVDDIVSPLEFETKEVGAAADYCEEVEAEPTPSTIESAAQPADRLVRPTGLAELEVPKYSGLEWMQDPFLTQLRSPWMEQWSPYYASGVLNF from the exons CTCCGCCGCGCCGTCAACGGGAAGAAGCTCCACTTCGACGTCATCGCCACCGTCCATCTCTACCGCTACAACCCCTGGGACCTCCCAA GTCTAGCAAAGATAGGCGAGAGAGAGTGGTACTTCTACGTGCCGAGGGACCGGCGGCAGGCGAACGGGGGGCGGCCGAGCCGGACGACGGAGCGGGGCTTCTGGAAGGCCACCGGCTCTGACCGGCCCATCCGCAGCGCCGCCGACCCCAAGCGCCTCATCGGCCTCAAGAAGACCCTCGTCTACTACCAGGGCCGCGCGCCCCGCGGCACCAAGACCGACTGGGTCATGAACGAGTACCGCCTCCCCGACGCTAATGGCGCTGCCGCTTCTGCAGCAGCCCCTCCCCAA GAAGACATAGTGCTGTGCAAGATATACCGGAAGGCGACGTCGCTGAAGGAGCTGGAGCAGAGGGCGGCGATGGCGCCGGAGGCCCCGCAGATCTCCGCTTCGCCCGCGATGGACTCCGTTTCGTGCTCTGATCAGGAGAGCTCCCAGAAATGGACGCCGCCGCCGGTGGACGACATCGTGAGCCCCCTCGAGTTCGAAACGAAGGAGGTGGGGGCAGCAGCCGACTACTGCGAAGAGGTGGAGGCGGAACCGACGCCGTCGACGATCGAATCCGCCGCTCAACCGGCCGACCGACTTGTCCGACCGACCGGCCTCGCCGAGCTCGAGGTTCCCAAGTATAGCGGGTTGGAGTGGATGCAGGATCCGTTCCTGACGCAGCTACGTAGCCCGTGGATGGAGCAGTGGTCTCCTTACTACGCTAGTGGTGTGCtcaatttttga